The genomic interval AAGCATTCCTATAATTTTTATGTAAGAAAATTGTTATGAATGTTCAGCCTTAGATCATATTCAAGTACAATGCATGGTTTGGaatgctatacatgtataacagggGTGAAGAGAATGTAAATGATGTCCCTATCTGTATTTCCattgtgaaattaagtttaaagtaaaatatggcacattactatgataattatatttcaacattAATAAAGTATAGTTATGTTAGATTTGTGTACTTGCAGTGCATATGAGAATCGTGCAAAATGTACTATCAAATATTATTTGTGAATAAATGTTATTCCACTATGAGAATGAACCACTCAAATGCACATATCGTCGTGTCAATGCAAGAAGGCTCTTAACACCACACTTTTGCATAGCAGCACGCATAGGGACATTGTGTAAAGGCGTTTCTGCACGAATGGGGTGCACTAAAATGTTTTGCTACAGGCGTTCTTGCACCGACACAACAAAATTAGTTGTACATTTATCACAACACTTGCATACTCATTATTCTATTTGATGAGAATGCGACCTTCGTAATaatatcaactgaaagaaaGTTTAGAAATAAGAAACTAGACTGGTGAAAGTTTGTAAGAAATTTAACTAATAATATGGAATTATGGATGATTGAAAAGTAAGATCACCTAAGCCATGGgaataaaattgacaatttgGTAGGTCAATTATTAATCAATGGGTCATCTTTCTGATTATCCATTCAACAAAAAATTTGGATGCATGAGTGACTTTGGATATACCTCTGAAAAAGTTATTCATGTGGTTCCGTTTTGTTTCAATAATATTCATGTCCCTGATATAATTTAAGTACTGCCTCATAGCATcatatacaattattatttggtgaaaaaaaatggttatggggatattttttgtttttccagAGATGTGTGTTAAACTCATCTTGGTGTCCAAGTTCATCCTTATTGATAatactggatttttttttgcattttccttTAGGAATCTGCCCTTCACCTCAGGGCATTAATTAATTTATGTCATGGAATATATAGGTCCTCATATGAGAACAAATTGTTTCtggaatatttattttgggaGAAAAGCATTTCAGAAATATATTGTGTAATTATTAAAGCAAATGTGCAAGTTGTCCCAGGCGTACATCAAAGAGCCTGCCTATTCAGACAATATGATATTCCCTGATCATTACAGTGATTTAAGTTCAATTCCATAACTTTTTTCCTAACAGTTTATCAGGTTTTGTTTAAATCACCAATTTCCTCCTCTTATTTGTCATTAGGGTTGGATTTCCCTTGTTTGTGTTTAAACTGATTGTCTTGATGCATTTGGGACTATCCTATATAGTTTATGTGTCTGCCGACAAAATTTGCTTATGGTTACACAAAACTTGTTACTTTGGCAAATCAACAAATTTACTTCCAGAATTGAATAGGTAAGGGCCAATAGTTTAATTTTTCAATGTTAACATTTATAAGATGGCAAGTTGCAAAAAGGGAGGCTgccaaatattgaaaatgaacaTGTACAAGACAGATGTTtaaggtatagtgtatgattggttaatctcagacaagggcagtgaatcaattgtaaagatattattttcattaaatatctatATCAATGCTCTACTTTATCACTCAAAAGAAATTGGTATTAACTCTTGTTTTCATGATCAAACATGGATAAAAATTCAGCCCTAAGCAAGATTATATCAATTAAGAGCTCATTTGATACATgaagaaatgtaaaaattggcCTCCACAGCTTGATCTTGGCAGAACTGACACTAATGTCAGCATTATTCTCCAATACACTTGGCTATAAACAATGAACATATAACTGAAACTGATTAAAAAGCATTGTACATTTACAATTGAATGGTGGTAGAATGCAAAGGCACTATTCATCTTCAACACATTAGTCATTCAAAATCAACAGACCGGTTTATAGCAATGAATACTGAGGATTGCTTATTTAATTAAAGGCAATTTTTCTTCTCGTAATGGCACCTCCagcatttttaaataattgataCAATAATTGCAAAATGAATGCATCCATGAATTAGAAAAATACAGTTAATGGTGTTTCATAATGCTGTGAGGTTATGCATGTGTTTTATATTAGACCACAATATGAAGTGCCACATATACTGCCAAAATGTGAACTACCGTAATAAACCCctaccccaaaaaaaaaaatgaatataaaataaaaaaatctggtTCATAATAGATTCAACCTATTTTTCAACATTCCAACTTTTACTCAAATGTGACTAAACTTTGGCTTTCAATGTCATCAAAGTATAAAGCGTAGAACCAAATCCAACTGACAATCTCTGGTTTATGCTCACAAAGGAATGATGATGTtaacatgaataaaacaaacaaacttttAGAGAAACTTTACTTCCACTGGCAATAGAAAAGTTACTTTGAGACCTGGCTCATGAGACTTTGCTCCTATCTTTTGAGGACATCATTGTAGCTTGGTGGAGTGGGAAGGTCACCTTCCTGTATATTACCCCTTTGCGGCTGATTCAATGGTGGTGCATCTCCAGGTGGATGGGTTGGGTATGGTGCAGAGGCTCCCTGTGGAGGGTAGGGTCCAGTATTTTTGACAGGAGGGGGCTTGGTAGTGGCTCCTGAAGGATCCTGTACTGGAGGCGGGTAAGCCTGTGTGGGGTATCGGTTATCTGGTGGGGCACCCCCTGTAGAGGCAGGTGGGTAAACAGGTGAATAAGTCTGAACTGGATAAGGGCGGGGCTCACTCGGTTGCTGTGGGGGTTGTTGAGTCGTATAGGGCATAGATCCTGGGTTATCAACCGGAGCAGCAGGGACTGTGCTTGTGTCATTGTTGTTTTGTTGCCGATGCCGCATCAAGTATAGTTGTCTCTGTCTATATGCAGAACCTGCACACGCAATACTCATCACAATTACAAATATGACGCTGCCCATCCATTTTGCGCTACCATGCCAGAAGGAACCTGCATTTTGAGTCCCAGAGTCTTCtcctacaagaaaaaaaagtaatcataTAAGGGGTTAAATTGGATACAGCAGGAATATGAGGGAAaggcaattttaaacaaaaacaatgatttttcacaaaagctaaTTCTTCACAGTCTTTTCTTGAATTTCAATACTATTAAACATTCTGCCTTTTCTTACTAATCCTGTGCTTCTATATAAAAGAAGGAATCAATTCTAAACAGGAGATCCACTTATTCCTGTCCAGTCTACTATATATTCACATTAACAACCAAAGAACAGAAAACCACATcattaaatcaaacaaaaatagacCAATACTATGATGCAAAGGCTGTTCCTAACAGCATTAAGCTTGCTCAAGGTTCGTTTCACAAAACAACAATTAATGCATGCATACTGGATTCCAAAGTGGAATCTTAAGTACTTTGTTCATCATAATAGCTTGTTTCATTGGACAATGATTATAATGCACAGTGCTCAATAACTAAGCTCCCTCCCTTAGGTTCACAAGTTTCATCAAGCAGAGAAACTGATAATATTTCAAGGGTCCACAGGCACACAAGCCAGTAAACAAATCCACACTGAAAATGAGCAATTAAGAGATCATCTGATATTCTGATTCCAAACTGCAAAACCCACACCACAAAAGAATAACCAATGTTTATTCAATTATGGTCAATTTCTCCCAGAAAACACACAATATGCATTAACGAAGCAACTACTCAACTGCTCTCACTTTGGCAAAGCAGAGCTTCTCCTAAAATGAACCAGGGGGACATCTACAAGCTTTGGATGCGTTCATGGCCCTTTTGCAATTCAACTACAAAATGGTATCCCTGCCATCATTGATTCATGATTTATCTCTAAAGAAAGCAGGCAAAGCAAATCGTAAGATTCTGTTTACATAGACTTACAATGGAAAATAGGAAACCAGAGATTTGGCTTCTATCGCTTGACAATATCATTGTAGCTTGGTGGAGGGGGAAGGTCACCTTCTTGTATAATACCACTTTGCGGCTGATTCAATGGTGGTGCATCTCCAGGTTGATTGGTTGGGTATGGTGGAGGGTAGGGTCCAGTATTTTCAACAGGAGGGAGCTGGGTAGGATATCCTGAAGGATCCTGCACTGGAGGCGGGTAAACGGGTGAATAGGTCTGAACTGGATAAGGGCGGGGCTCACTCGGTTGCGCCGGTGGTGTTTGGATGGTAAAGGGTCGGGGGTTGCCCCCAGTACCACAAGCCCCCGCGATGCCACAAGGGGGATGAACAACACCATTGTGCTGTTGCATTTGCCTCAATCGTATTTGCCTCCTTTTGTATGCTGAGCCCCCAACGATGAAACATATGAAGACTCCTACACCAGTACCTGTCCATGATCCACTTTGGCTCCAGAAGTTATAACCACCTCCTGATCTCTCTGACTCTCctttcagtaaaaaaataaaaaataaaaaaacaaatagacACAAACACCATAGCTGAGATACAGTTAACTTATTTCAGAAAGCAGACATGCGATAACCTTTGGCAAAAAGCAAATACGGAGAAACTGTGACCACCTCTAGCTGAGGAAAGCAGAAATAGAAAAGCAATAGAATGATACAACATAGGAGCTTGTGGGTTTAAGTGGTGAAATAAGCAAAACAGATACTTCTTTCCAATAGAAAAAGCAAAAGATACAACAAATGTGAGTGCCTTTCCATTATACTGGTGATAACATATGACTATCAAACAAATTCTGCACAAAGAAGGATACCAATCCGATTTGGCTCAtatcttttttaaatcttttttttggTGGAATAAGTGAAATGCCTCTGGCAATCTCACCTGCATTAATTGATTCAATAAAGCAGTAGTGCTGTCtttaaaaagatgaataattttcagagagagagagaaaaataaatctaaTAATAACTAAATCCTATTAAAGTTTGTTAATCTTGACTTTACACGTTATTCATTTGTCGTATCCAATATTCTTATACAAGTTTCATTCAATTTGCTATTAAATTATCATTCTTATCCAATCTAATTGATATGAAATAACTGTATGACCTAGACCCAGTAATCTGAAATCAAACTGACCTAATTTCTGATTCAAGCTAATCACTATCCTAGTTTGAAATAATTACTAGTCCTAGATTAAACATAGTTTCCACATTATCTTAACACATAGTAAAATTGTCTTCATGGATAACAGCTTATTGACCCTACAGGACTTTTGACCTTTACCCAGTGACCAAATTGCATATCTAGTTGTCGATACTTGATAACAATCATATGTAAGTTTGATGTAATAGAGACTTATACTTCAATACATGCATTATCTAGAAACATGTTGATACCACaccatggtcaaagttcaatggacctaaatgacctttgcccttgatcatgtgacctggaacTCATGCCAAATgataagtgatacttgatttatTAACagctaagtttcatgaaataatcacttttacattcaaagttatgacatttcaaaaatgttaccaTAGTTAACATTTGGCGTTGACGTAGCCGCCGCTATCGCCTATGTCTCACTGCTGTTATGCAGATAAGACAAATTTGAGGACAAAAAGGGGaataagaggaagaaaaagaaagtaagagagAGGAGTATCCAAAGAGACTTCTTAGCCATGCCACTCCATATTATCCTAGGCTATTCAattgaggagaaaaaaaaaatcatctttacaTGTAGATTGAATTTCCAACTCCCCCCccaatcaaaatataatcaCTATCACTATCCTAGTTTGAAATAATTACTAGTCCTAGATTAAACATAGTTTCCACATTATCTTAACACATAGTAAAATTGTCTTCATGGATAACAGCTTATTGACCctacaggggcccgtttcataaaacttttgacTTGCAACTGTAACATCTCCCATATCTATGGCAAATCTTGTTATTGGAATGGCAACTTGTCATAGTTGCAAATATCCGTTTCATAAAAGCTATGACAAATTGTTAtcgtaaataaaaataaataaattaaaaatagttCGTGAACGAGCCTGATTTGCAGCTAACAGTCGGTTTTTTTCTTCACACACGTCGTCTGCGATAAAATTTTGATGGTGACagaattgaagtaaaatttgaatCGGAGATGTAAGTAATTTCtaattattgtatttattcaattattacatcatttgataaagtaataaataaatcacttCCGAAAGAATGACATTGATAATACATATCATATTTCCATCGTTTTCTACGAggtaaacatgcattttgcccgggGATATCGTGGAGGCATCATCGAGATGCCGAGTGGTCGCTAGCCCGGAGCTTCGGCGTAGTACACGGCAGTAGTGTTGATGTGTGTGGGGTGGAGCTCGAATGAGCGGCGTTGCGACTTGAGTTgcatctgtctttctttctgacTTTAGTCTTTAATTACCTAATTCAGTGCGATATGTGAACAGCTGTGTGAGAGTGagcctttatttttttgtggcTTGGGTTGTTGTGGGCGACAAAAATACAGTCAAGTCTCGAGGAGCATTGATGGGtgtgtagaccaaaagcttcagtctctgtattttggttgttccgctgaactacgttggctccactcaccatacataatGTAaaggggattacagtaaaatgtcagaaattgttgaataaatccccagaaacgacggttattcctgtctatgaTGGGTGTTGATTGGTGTTCACGCTCATGTTTGGCTTTGgcataggcctattttttttttttgtttttgtttttggggggggggggtgactgtcACAAATAGTGTTCTCTGTAACTGTGAGGGATTGTTTTTCTTATagttttcagggggggggggtggcttgcGAGTATAAACAGTTTGGTGGCCAgacagtaataaaaaaaaggcaaaattattttttttgaaagcTGTGAGTCAGTTAGCAAAAATTTGGGCCTTTTTTAGAGGATATAAGTacttctagatctagactctataaaaaatctgattttgtgatagatttcgagTAACCCAGGCAACTGCGGCCCGCTGTACAGGCTGCAGCCCAGGAGCTGTCCGTGTATTACACGGACAGCTCCTGGGCTAGTTGGCAGACAAATGGGGTAGAATTGTGGTCACCATATCACCCCAAATTAAAGGGGGAAAATTATGCACTTGCCTATATATTACATGGATGAAGATCTATCGAGACACAATACTATCGTAGATGCATAAAGTGTAAGCTCAAAAAAGGCGAAA from Lytechinus pictus isolate F3 Inbred chromosome 2, Lp3.0, whole genome shotgun sequence carries:
- the LOC129253982 gene encoding soluble scavenger receptor cysteine-rich domain-containing protein SSC5D-like isoform X1; protein product: MIGGWQLRLSDFLLPVFLVLLSASQGLGALRLVNGDERSGRLEVYYNETWGTVCSDSFAIEDARVACRQLFPSSDTTSVEYFDSSKYGEGTGHIWLDQVSCIGLEATLDSCVHNAYGDHDCTHSQDVGISCETGEDSGTQNAGSFWHGSAKWMGSVIFVIVMSIACAGSAYRQRQLYLMRHRQQNNNDTSTVPAAPVDNPGSMPYTTQQPPQQPSEPRPYPVQTYSPVYPPASTGGAPPDNRYPTQAYPPPVQDPSGATTKPPPVKNTGPYPPQGASAPYPTHPPGDAPPLNQPQRGNIQEGDLPTPPSYNDVLKR
- the LOC129253982 gene encoding deleted in malignant brain tumors 1 protein-like isoform X2, which produces MIGGWQLRLSDFLLPVFLVLLSASQGLGALRLVNGDERSGRLEVYYNETWGTVCSDSFAIEDARVACRQLFPSSDTTSVEYFDSSKYGEGTGHIWLDQVSCIGLEATLDSCVHNAYGDHDCTHSQDVGISCETGESERSGGGYNFWSQSGSWTGTGVGVFICFIVGGSAYKRRQIRLRQMQQHNGVVHPPCGIAGACGTGGNPRPFTIQTPPAQPSEPRPYPVQTYSPVYPPPVQDPSGYPTQLPPVENTGPYPPPYPTNQPGDAPPLNQPQSGIIQEGDLPPPPSYNDIVKR